CTTAATTTATATGGAAGTAGTTTTGTATATAAATTCTTAATAGCTCCTATGCCAATAAGATTTACTACAGGCAAACGAAAATCATGAATATTCTCCAATATAATCCCTCCAGATCTCAAGTATATATATTAATTTTATTCTTTCTGTTTACTAGACTGGTTATGCATAAAATATGAGTTATATAGCTGAAAAAATAAAATGAAGCAGTTAGTTACTTTGGCCAATAGAGTAGACGAATTATCATATCTAATCAAACAAAATCTAATAAGTTTTCCATTTACCTTAGTTTCAATATTTTATCTTATCTCCAATATATATATAATCTTATCTATAGCTTACTACCTCAACACCCTCATTTTTAACTATTTTGTATAATTCTCTTAAATCTTCTTGGGATGGAGTTTTAAACTGTTTGGAGGGCTTTTTTAGCCCAAGGGCTTCATATTTACTATTTCCAAATAAGTGATATGGTAATAGCTCTAACTTTGGTTTATCTATACTAGCTTTAACAAATTTAGCAGTTTTTCTAATATTCTCTATACTTGAATTTACTCCATCAATTACTGGTATGCGAACTACCACAGCTACTTTCAATTCTTTAAGTCTTGATATGTTCTCTAATATCCTTTCATTGCTAACTCCTGTATAAAATCTATGTTTATCATCATCCATATGTTTTATATCTATAAATATTAAATTTAATTTTTCCAATATACCTTTCACGTTGTCAAATTGAAAGTAACCAGAAGTTTCAATAGCTAAATCTACAGATTTATCATAGAGTTTATTTACAAGCTCTCTCAACATGTCTATTTGCAGGGTTGCTTCACCTCCAGAAAAGGTAACACCGCCGCCTGAATATCTATAGAATATTCTTTGTTTTTCTATTATTTCTAATATTTGTTCACTATTATAGTGATAAATCAAATTTTTTCTACTATTAGTTGGACATACCTCTGTGCAAAGTCCGCAAGATTTGCATTTTTTTCGTTCAACAATCTGGTTTAAATTTATACTTACTCCATGTGGACATACCTGAACACACCTTCCACATCCTATGCAGGTCTTTTCGTAGTATGCAACCTTGTTATAATTTGTACAACTTTCAGGATTGGAACACCATTGGCATCTGAGGGGACAGCCAGCAAAAAAAATAATCGTTCTAATTCCATTCCCATCATTAACAGAAAAATTCTGTGGTTCCATAAAGTACCCACTTATGCTATTCATATAAATTCCTCCCTGCCCAAAATGAAATATTAGAAAGGGGACACAGCTTAAAACCATGTCCTTATTGTAATTCTAATAATTTTCATGAACTGTTCTTGCAATAATTGCATCTTGCATTGACCTAGATAAATTAACAAATTGTGTACTATACCCTGCAACCCTAACTAACAAATCCTTGTAGTCTCCAGGATTATTTTGAGCTTTACGCAGTGTTTCAGTAGATATGGTATTAAACTGAACATGGAATGCTCCTAGAGAAAAGAAGGATTGAATCATTGCTCCCAAGTTACTTTGTCCCCTTTTAGTATCCACTAAATTCTCATTCAATCTTAAGTTTAATAGTGTTCCACCAGAATGTACATCCTGATTAACTTTTGCTGCTGAACGCATGACTGCCAATGGGGTAGAGGTATCAGACCCTGCAAATGGTGATACCCCTTCAGACAATGGTTCCTTAGCCTTTCTGCCACACGGGGTTGCTCCAACAACTTTTCCTGCAGGCAAATAGTTAGAAATCCCCATGAAGGCAGTGATAAAATTATTACCATTAATGTCCTTATATTGGCGCCCCGCTTTGTAATAATGATTTGCTATTTTAATAGCAATATCATCAACATAGTCTATATCATTTCCATACTTCGGTGCCGCAATAGCTAATTGTCTTAACTCTTCATAACCCTCCCAGTTTGCATCAAGTGCCTTTATCAAAGTTTCCATTGTGGTAACTTTATTTTCAAAAACAAGTTTCTTAATTGCTGCAAGAGAGTTAGATGTAACCGCAAGGCCTATGCCTGTGAGCACAGGCCCTATGTTGTATTTTGCACCAGCGTTAACTAAGTCTTTGCCTTTTATCATACAATCTTCTATACAGGAGGATAAAAATGGTCTTGGAACCATTTCCTTATGAAGTTTCTGTGCTAATAAAGTAGCTATAATTGAGTGTTCAATTAAATTATCGAATTGTTTGTAAAAGGCTTTTTTCACTTCTTCATAAGATTCAAAGCTCACTGGATTTTTCTCATCTAAACCTATTTTCTCACCAGTGATCCTGCTTTTGCCTCTATTTAGTGCAAATTCTAAAGCTGAAGTAAAATTAATATTTACTGCTGAAGTCCATTCACCAGTTTTACGGAAATGTGGTACTACACAGCCACAATTATTCCAATCTCTAGCATCTTCTGGTTCATAGCCTGCATTTATGAGCATTTGATAACCTGCAGCATCATTATGGATTGCAGGAAATCCAGTACCCTTACTTACTAAATAAGTAACCGCATCTAAAAAACTACTAGGGCAGTCCTGATGAATTCTAACACTTAGACCTGGTTGGTGGGTTTTCACTCTTTCGGTGGCTTTCAAGCACATATATGAAAGATCATTTGTAGCATCTTTTCCCTCTCTTGTTTTACCGCCAACTGTAAGATTTTGAAATTGATTATATCCTGCAAAAAATTCAGCAGTATTTGCAGAAATTGTCCAAACCCATTCAGATAACTTTATCCAAAGTAATTCAATAAGCTCCTGTATTTGATCCCTTGTCATGATTCCTTTATCAATATCAGATTTATAGTATGGATACATAAACTGGTCAAATCTCCCTATGTTAAGTGCCAGTGGATTTTCAGATATTATTCCACCAACTTGTGTAAACCAGACAAACTGAATAGCTTCATAAAAAGTGCTAGGAGCCTTTTCAGGTATTTTACTGCATATTTCAGCAATTTTTAAAAGTTCTTTTTTTCTCACGTCATCATTTTCTACACCAGCCATGTCTCTAGCTTTTTCAGCATATCTATTTGCAAGTATAATAATTCCCTGAGAAGTAATTATTATAGAATTGTAAAAATCTTTCTTTTTCATATCTTCTGCTGAAGTAAGAGAAAGCTTGGAAATATTCTCTTTTGCTTGTGTAATAATACCCTCAAAGCCTTTTTTAAATAGAACATCTTGATAATCAGGTGTTATTTCGCCAACAGCCTGTCTCCATTTTGAATCATTATCAACAAAACCAGTATCCACTACAACCTTTGCAGTTTCTTTAGGTAATTGTGCTAAAAATGCCTCTTCCAAGGACTTTCCTTTCCAATACGGAAATATATTTTTTCTCACAAATGCCCTTTGTTCATCCGTCATAACATATGGATCCTGCACTCTTTTATCAAAATTATCCATTTCCCTATCTACCCAGCTCCAGGAGAACTCTGGAGTCAATATACCACATTTTCTGAATTCTCCAATAGCACCAACAATAAGTTCTCCATTAAAAATAGTAACATCAATTTGCTGACAAGTGTCTCTAAACGCCTTGGCTCTTCTTATAGGAATTGATTCACCTTCTGTTTTTTTGTGGGATTCTGTCCAAATCCTTGCCCTTTGGTATGAAATTGCCGGTTTTGCATTTATATAATTCTGTCTTAGATATTCAATTCTCTCTGTAATCATATTCTTTATCTCCTTTCATCTTTATATTTATTTTATCACATATTTCGTGCGTTATAGCATACAAAATTTCTAAAATAAATCCAGAATACATTTTTAATAATACTCTGGGTTTATTTCAATATTTAACTATATTTTGAAATACAGCTTCAATATCATATGGATTACTATAGGTATGATTTCTGTTTGCCTTAAATTTTAATGCTGAAGGAGCCGTAAGTTCAAAAATTTGCTCTTCTACAGTTATCACTACAGTGCCTTTTGTCACTACAACATATTCTTCCGCTGAATTTTGATGCGGTGTAGAAATATGTTTAGCACCAGGGAGCAGTTTAATATAAAAATATTCAAATCCTGATATTGGATTAAAAGGGAATACATCATATAATATCATTTTCCCATCTGATTCATATACAGGTTTTATACTATCTATTGATATTGCTTCAAAATTATTGGTTTCACTCCCTAGTATTTCAGAAAATGAAATTTTGAGCCCTGTAGAAATTTTCCATAATATTGATATTGTAGGATTTGATTCGCCTCTTTCAATTTGACCGAGCATTGCTTTACTCACTTCAGTAAGTTTAGATGCTTCCTCTAAAGTCAATCCCCTTTCAAATCTCACTCTTTTTAAAACAGAGCCTATATTAGATGTTGGATCATTCAATTTACATCAGCCTTTCTTAAGGTTGTCACTTAAAAATATCAGCTAAATAATTACTTGCCAATATCAATAAAAAGATTATCAACACATTATAATGCATAAATTCCAAGTGTAAAAGTAAAAGTAGTACTCTCATTCTCTACACTTTCAGCATAAATCTTGCCACCCAAACTATCTATAATAGCCTTTGCAATGGACAGTCCTAATCCATAGCCGCCATTTTCATGAGTTCTGGATGGATCCACCCTGTAAAACCTGTCAAATAGCTTGGGAAGATCTTGTTTGGATATTCCCTTTCCACTGTTTTTAATAGAAAATACAATATAGCGTTTTGTTTTTTTCAATGATATATTAATATATCCTTTTTCATCTGTATATTTTATGGCATTATCAAGCAAAATCATAACAACTTGTTTAATTTGTTCCGAATCACCTTTTACCATTATATCCTGTTCTACTTTATGAGAAAGCTTAATACCTTTTTCAAAAGCAACAGCTTCCATTGACAGCACTACATTGTTTACAATACTGCTTATATTTATGGATGAGTAAATCTTGCGTATACTTGCATTCTCAGTTTTAGCCAAATACAAGAGATCATTTATCAGTTTTGTCATTCTGCAAATTTCAGTTTTTATATAATTAAGCCATTTTTTCTGACTTTTGATTGTTTCTTCTTCATTTGCAAGGAGCGCATCTGAATTTGCATTTATAATAGCAAGGGGAGTTTTAAGCTCGTGAGAAGCATCAGCCACAAGCTGCTTTTGCTTTTCCCATACCTCTGCAATAGGTTTAATGGCACGATTAGCAAAATAAAGACTAATGATGAATATAACAATGAGCATAATAATACCCACAAGAATGAAAGTAGCTAACAGTTCTCCTAGTGTCTTATGTGTATCCGTAACATCTAAAAATTTAATCTCATATCCCTTGTCCGTGGTGGTATTTATTGATTGCTGGCCACTTTGAAAAATTACATGATTTTCAACAATAGGTGATAAGGTATACTCCCACAGTTTACCATCAAGGTTTATTGTGGAATTGTTTTTTTTATTATTCCAGGCAAGCTCAGCTGCTTTGTGATAGCTTTCATCAGACATATCAATATAGGAATCAATATCTGATATCTTTCCATCTGAATCTACTCTTATAGAGAAGGAAAGAGAATAATCGGAAGGAATATTGCGAATTATATGTAATCCAGCAGAAACGCTGCCATTGGTCTTTGGTGAATTACTACTGCCTTCAAACCTGATAACAGGTAATGAAAGCAGCTTATTCTGATTTTCCATTTGCATATTGTTATAAGTTATTGTATAAATGACAGCAAACGCCGTAATCATCATCACTGAAATAATTGACATATTAAGAATTAGAAACTTATTACGCAGCCTTTTAAACATATTACTTGCCACCCTTTTCCATACTTATAACATATCCCGCTCCTCGTACTGTTTGGATAAAAACATTTGACTTAATATTTTTTAACTTTTTTCGTATAAAAGATATGTAAACTTCTACGTTATTATATTCCACATCAGTTTCGTAACCCCACAGTTTTTCAACAATAGTATTCTTTGAAATTATAATGCCTTTTCCTTTGATTAGCAGTTCTAACAATTGACATTCTTTTAAGGTCAATCTAAATTCCTGCTTCCTACAGCTTAGTCTCAAATTAAGAGGGTCTAATTCCATATCTCCATATTTTAAAATTCCCTCATTTACCAATTCACTTTTCCTACGCCCTAAAGCCCGCAAACGAGCTAATAATTCCTCCGCCTCAAAGGGTTTTGCCAAATAATCGTCCGCACCGCTGTCTAATCCTCTTACTTTATCCTCTGTTTCCCCTTTTGCTGTCAATAAAATCACAGGGGTTTCAATACCATTTCTACGTAATTCTTTAAGTAAGCTTATACCGTCCATTTTAGGAAGCATAATGTCTAGAATTATTATATCATAAATACCTGAAAGCCCACAGTCCAGTCCACTTTCACCATTATACTCCAAATCAACACTATAGTGATTTCTTTTAAGAATTTGAGCCACTGCTTCTGCCATATACTTTTCATCTTCCACCATTAAAATTCTCATTTTCATATCTCCTCATCCATAAGTTTAAGCTACTAAAAACAGGATACATTCAAAACAAAGGAGCTGCTGTGAAGCTCCTTCGTTTTGAATTGCTTTATAATGGTCTTTTTATCCAAGTAAGTCTGTAATCTCACATTGACTAGTTTTCATAGCTATTAATTAGCCTCAGCTGCACTTTGTGTTTTTACCATTTTAATTTTCTTACCATCTTCACTTACAGTTACACCTTTAGGAACCTCTTTACTCCAGGTTTTACCACCATCCGTAGAGTAGCTTCTAACACCGTTTTCCACTTTTACTGCTAAACCCCCTTTACCTTTAGTATCACCTTCAAGTGAAAGACCTTTTAAAACACCGCCTGTACTGTCTTTGTCTTCATTAACAGTTACACCCTCAGGAGCTTTTCCACTCCATGTCTTACCACCATCTGTGGAATAGCTTCTAACACCATTTACCACTTTACCAAGCAGGGAATTTGTGGAATTTGATGCTAATACCGTTCCGGTTCCTATGGTAGCAGCAAATGCTCCACAAAGAAGAGCAGCACCCATTTTCTTTTTCGTTGTATTCAAAATTAATGATAACCTACTTTTCATATTTTTAATACCTCCAGAATAACTTTTCTTGTAAGCAGCTGCCTTACAGTTTTCATTATAATGGCCATACCTTGAATGACTCTTAAAAAGAAAAACTTTTAGAATTTTATTATCTAATTTTTTAAATTCGAATCATCAACCATTTTCTTTATATTCAAGCAAATTTCCTAGATGACAATTAAATTCTCTACAAATTGCTTATTATAATATATTTTATCTCAATTTTGTTCTGTCATTTTTATTTAAAATAGTGTAGAGTATTTATATGGAATTAAAAATTTTATATTATTACTTTGAATATTAATTATACAAGATGGGTGGATGATATTATGAATAAGATTAAAAATCTTTCAATACGTGTTCGTATTATGCTTCTAGTTTTTTTTGCAATGCTTGTATCAAATATATCTATAGCAGTTACTTTATCCTACAATATCTACAATGATTTTTTTCAAATAATCACTGGAGGGATTATTCTCAAAGCCATACTATTTTTTATAATTTTTGAGGTAATTGCAGCTTCACTGTCAGAATTTGTTATTGTAAAACCTTTAAAAAAAGGCATTATACTTGCAGATTCTATTGCGGATAACGATCTTTCTGTTGACATTGAAACTATTCAATACGGAGAAGCAGGACAGATGATAGAATCCCTTTTAAAGGCAAAAAATAATTTAAAAAACTTAATATCAGAAATACAGAAATCCTCTAAAAAAGTAACTTTCTCATCTGAAAATTTGAATAATGTAATTGTACAAGCTAGTACTCAAATAAATCAAATTAATGAAGGAATTAAAGAACTTATATCTGATTTTCACCGAAATGTTGAAAATATAAAACAATCTTCAATTTCATTATCTGATATAACTGACAATTCACAAAATACTGCTGAACTCGCTTCTAAAATTTTAGAATATACAAAATCAGTAAAGTATGCTGCTGAAAATGGCAAAGTTTCTGTTGATTCTATTGTAGGAGCTATAAATGATCTTGCCTCAAACTCAAAAGATGTAAGTGATGAGGTACTTGAGCTTGAAAAGCAAAGTAATAAAATTGATGAAATTGTTGTTATTATTTCTGGAATTTCAGAACAGACAAATCTTCTTGCCTTAAATGCTGCTATCGAAGCTGCTAGAGCCGGCGAGGCAGGCAGAGGCTTCTCTGTAGTAGCTGAGGAAATAAGAAAACTTGCAGAAGACACCAATAGTTCACTTCAGGATATCGGTAACCTTGTTAAAGATATGAATGCAAAAACTAGAAATGTAGTATCTGCTGTTATGACAACAGAAGAAAAGGTGGAACTTGGGGTTTCTAAATCTAACCAGGTAAAGACAAGCATAGATGAAATTATTGGCAGTATTGAAAATACCTTTAGTATGTTGAATACCATAACTGAGGGAGTTACAACTCAGGCAGCTGCTCTTGAAGAAATGAGTGCAACTATAGATAGTGTGAATTCTACTGTTGAATCAGGAATTGATGTTTCAAATGATATTAAGGAAAAACTGAATATACAAGAAACCTTATTTAATAAAATTGACAGTACTTCTGGTGAATTAGTGGTTTTATCTGAAGACATGAATAATCTTACAAATACATTTAAATTATAATTCTAAGCCTACTCTTATTTTCTATCTTTAAATTTTATTGTAAAATATTACAAAATAACTTTATAAATCGTACCCTTGTAGAATATATATATAATAGTCTTAAATTAATTCTCTAAAGAGGGGAGATGATAATTTGACTAAAGAAGAAATTGCTCTGCAATTGGCCGTAGCAGCTCTGGGCCATTTTAATCTCTTAGAAGAAACTAAAACAGACATAAAATTTGATACAGATAAGCAACTAACCAAACGACTGGGAAAGCATGTTGCTAATTTATACAATACAATCCTTGATAACATAAATGTCAAATAAAACAAAGTACCTAAGATTTATATAAATTAAATCTGGGTACTTTTTTACAAATAAACTCCATCCAGACTTAAAAGTCACTTGATAAATATTGAAAAATACATACTTATATAGTAACTTAATAGTATATGTCTTTATAGAAGGAGGGACATGCATGCTTGAAATAAAAAATATAAGTAAAGAATTTAAAGATATAAAAGCTGTAGACAATCTATCTTTCCATGTAAGTGAAGGAGAAATAGTAGGCCTTCTAGGTGAGAACGGTGCCGGAAAAACCACTACTTTAAGAATGATTTCCACTATGTTAAAACCTACCCGGGGAACTATAGAAGTTAACGGATACGATGTAATTAGAGAACCTTCCAAGGTTAGAGGAGAAATAGGTATTTTATTTGGAGGTGAGGTTGGACTTTATGATAGATTATCAGCAAAAGAGAACATTGAATACTTTGGACGCCTTTATGGAATGACTCAGGAAAAAATAAATAAAAAAGTGGAAGAACTCATAAAAGATCTTGGAATGGAAGAATACATAGACAGAAAAGCAGGCAAATTCTCAAGGGGAATGAAACAGAAGGTATCCATAGCAAAGTCTATAATACATTCTCCAAAAGTAATGCTGTTTGATGAGCCAAGTACCGGACTGGATGTTTCCGCAGCAAGAATAATACATGAATTTATTTTGAAATGTAAAAGTGAAAATAAAATAATTCTTTTATCTTCTCACTCCATGACAGAAGTAGAAAAACTCTGTGACAGAGTTATAATAATCCAAAAAGGAAGACTTATAGAAGAGGGAACCATAGAACAATTAAAGAAAAGATATAATAATTACAACCTTGAAGAAGTATTCATAAAATTAATAGGAGGTAATGTCCATGAATAACTTTTGGATAATTTTCAAGAAAGAACTTATGGATGTTTTTAGGGATAAAAAAACTCTTGTGTTCACTATATTATTGCCTATTATAATGTATCCTGCCATGTTTAAGATAATAGATTTTACTATGAAGGACACTACAAAATCCATTGAAAAAAATATAACCATTGCCTATAAAGGCAGTGAAAGCTCTTCAGTATACACCATGTTAAAAAATCTAAATAACATAACTATAGATAATACAGGCAATGCAAGTGAAAAACTGAAAAAGGGGAAAATATCCCTTATAATTGAAGCTCCTGAAGACTTTGACTTTAAAGTTTCCAATAAAACTGAGGCCACTGTCAAAATAATATATGATAAAGACTCCAGTAAATCCTCCCTGGCATCTTCACTTATAAAAGATACTTTAGATAATTATAATAAATCTATTGTATATAAAAGATTAAGTGAAGAAGGAATCAATACCGATATATTAACTCCTTTTCAAGTAAAAGAGGAAACTTTAGATAATCAAAACGATAATGCCCTAGCCTTTGGAATTTTAAGTGTACTACCTACTATATTAATTATTTTTATGATAAGTCCCACCATAGGAATAGCTGCTGATCTTGTGGCAGGTGAAAAAGAAAGAAACACCTTTGAAGCACTTTTATCCACATCTGTGAAAAGAATGTCTATATTTTGGGGAAAACTTATGGCAATTTCATCTGTGGCACTTATTACATTAATAGTTACATTAGCTTCCATGATAGCCTCCATGCTCTACATATTTTCCTCAGAAGGAAAATTAAGTATTCCCATAGGTGCTTTTATGATTATAGGCATAGTATCTCTGTTTGTGTTAATAGCACTAAGCTCTATAGAAATATCCATAAGTATGTTTGCCCGTTCCATGAAAGAGGCAAATACCTATCTTGGCGGATTTATAATTCCTGTAATGATTTTGACTTACATACCTTTTATGATGGATTCAAAAAATATAGGTTTTCTATTTTTTAATATCCCCATAGTAAATGCAGTGGTAGTTATGAAAGAAGCTATTGCAGGAGTATTTAACCCTACTCATATTACAGTAGTTTTATTATGGCATATTGTATATGTAATAGCTTCCGTATTTTTGGCAAAATTTATGTTTTCCAAAGAAGAAGTTGTATTTAGATCTTAATAATTAACCATTACTTCCAACTATGAGTTTTGAAAATTAAAGTCCCCATCTAATATGTGGGGACTATTTTACACTTATTTAGAAACTGTTGTAAATTTTATGCTTCTTTTTTGTTTCATCAACTTGCCAGAAGTATTTTTTAAATTGTTAATTGTTATTGTATAGGATGTATTAACATCATTCTCTCTCCGCTTTACACCACACTTATATTTAATTTATCCTACTTATCCACAACACCCCATTCATTCCACCTTCACATTTTTCGACGAATCTACAATTTTGATACTCATAAATGAAGCAAACGAACATAGAAAAATATCAATTACCCAAATCAGTGTATAGCCACCGGTTGCTTCAATAAACACGCCTCCAAGCCACGAACTGAGGAAACCTCCAATCTGATGGCAAAAAAAGAAATCCTATCAGCGTTGCGATTTTAGCTGCGGAAAATTCTCTGTTTACGATTCCAGATGTAGGTGAAACTGTGGCATCCCCACTCAAGCCAAGACCGATACTGAACACCAGGGAAGTGGCTGGATTTTTCGGAAGCAGGAACAGATATAGGGCTACCACCATTATACATTCCCACCCCTACCTATCATATAAGTTATTTTTCTGTTCCAATACAATATCTATTAATTAAGTCCAAAAACAGTTTTATTACAGGATTTGCATTATTGGGATTTACTACACAAACATAAGAGTCAGAGTATTCGGAATCAAACTTTATAGAGTGATAGTGTGGACTATTTAACAATATTGGATCATATGGATTTGAAATAGTAAGTCCATTATACGATAGTACCTTAAAGTAAGCAACTTCTGACGAAGCCACTTCCACCTGATGAACATTTGTAAGATCAAAACGATCTTTGAAAATTTTATCCACCTGATATCCATTTGGTGCAGTTAGAAAAAAGGTCTCTCCACAAAGATCATTATAATCAAGAGTTTGTTTATTTGCTAGCCTATGATGAGTAGACATAACAATTAGAGTTTCTACTTCTTTCAATGGTATAACAGTAAAGCCTGATTTGTCCCAATGAGGGAAATCAAGACCAATAGCAATATCTATGCTCTCATTTTTAAGTCCTTTGATTTGTTCCCATGAAAATAATT
This genomic interval from Clostridium kluyveri contains the following:
- a CDS encoding LysR family transcriptional regulator, translating into MLPLGGGMEINMTLLQLKYFISVAETGNFTHAAEQVYTSQPTISRHIQLLEDELGYALFNRNSKPIRLTEPGQILYEGVKAAISEINYTLNMAKIASEGKIGSLSISFQSGYYSEYMFFPIINELRETWSSLQIRCNKLFSWEQIKGLKNESIDIAIGLDFPHWDKSGFTVIPLKEVETLIVMSTHHRLANKQTLDYNDLCGETFFLTAPNGYQVDKIFKDRFDLTNVHQVEVASSEVAYFKVLSYNGLTISNPYDPILLNSPHYHSIKFDSEYSDSYVCVVNPNNANPVIKLFLDLINRYCIGTEK